In Sulfitobacter albidus, the following proteins share a genomic window:
- a CDS encoding AAA family ATPase: MASPLVQHAPPKGRETRAQKAERLWAREYRKAAQRDAAERQERALGVDHGRQVAQTLLTGWIPQDGAAQRPRFRAQHVSDIEAREPDFIVGDLIEARSCVVVFGSPGSGKSFVTLDVAACVATGRDFHSKEVQQGCAVYVAGEGGAGIKRRLQTWSKHTGEELDKSKPLFVIQSPIEMLNAVDVSAACDAIAEATGEFDIKLIVLDTLARNFGDGDENSTGDMNRFVSAVGRMIERFSCTVVVVHHSGHGDNSRGRGSSALRAAADAEFRVEKEHSTVTLSHTKAKDAPESAPVRFSLESVELGTRANGEPFTSAVLIEREAQTVKATKLTPSQQRAMKAYEDAAKEHGLFADDGSVIGVHRNEWRKAFYRIATQDNDDSKSKAFRRACTDLVEIGELDVADDVFRYVGTFAWVKNQAVTASRTTGQDTDIAGHVQLARP, from the coding sequence ATGGCAAGCCCCCTTGTCCAGCACGCCCCGCCCAAGGGCCGTGAGACGCGGGCACAGAAGGCCGAACGCCTTTGGGCACGGGAATACCGGAAAGCCGCCCAAAGGGACGCTGCGGAGCGACAGGAACGGGCGCTGGGGGTCGATCATGGCCGACAGGTTGCGCAGACCCTCTTGACCGGCTGGATCCCCCAGGACGGCGCGGCGCAGCGCCCCCGGTTCCGGGCGCAGCATGTGTCAGATATTGAAGCCCGCGAACCCGACTTCATAGTTGGCGACTTGATCGAAGCCCGAAGCTGCGTCGTCGTTTTCGGTTCGCCGGGGTCCGGCAAGTCTTTTGTCACACTGGACGTCGCAGCCTGTGTCGCCACAGGGCGCGATTTTCACAGCAAGGAAGTGCAGCAAGGTTGCGCAGTCTACGTCGCAGGCGAAGGCGGCGCGGGTATCAAGCGGCGATTGCAGACGTGGAGCAAACACACGGGCGAAGAACTGGACAAGAGCAAGCCGCTATTCGTCATTCAATCGCCAATCGAAATGCTCAACGCAGTGGACGTTAGCGCGGCTTGCGACGCCATTGCCGAAGCAACCGGCGAATTCGATATCAAGCTTATCGTGCTGGATACACTCGCAAGAAACTTCGGAGACGGCGACGAAAACAGCACGGGCGATATGAACCGCTTTGTGTCGGCTGTAGGGCGTATGATCGAACGCTTTAGCTGCACGGTCGTCGTGGTCCACCACAGCGGGCATGGCGACAATTCACGCGGTCGCGGGTCCAGCGCATTGCGGGCCGCAGCCGACGCCGAATTCCGCGTTGAAAAGGAACACAGCACAGTGACCCTTTCCCACACGAAGGCCAAAGACGCACCCGAAAGCGCCCCTGTACGATTCAGCTTGGAAAGCGTCGAACTTGGCACCCGCGCCAACGGCGAACCGTTCACGTCGGCGGTATTGATCGAACGCGAAGCCCAGACAGTGAAGGCCACGAAGCTTACGCCGTCGCAGCAACGCGCAATGAAGGCGTACGAAGACGCGGCTAAGGAACATGGGCTGTTTGCCGACGACGGGTCGGTTATTGGCGTACACCGCAACGAATGGCGCAAGGCGTTCTATCGCATCGCGACACAGGACAATGACGATAGCAAGAGCAAGGCTTTCCGACGCGCCTGCACTGACCTTGTTGAGATTGGCGAACTGGACGTAGCCGACGACGTATTCCGGTACGTAGGCACCTTCGCTTGGGTGAAAAATCAGGCGGTTACGGCAAGCCGGACAACCGGACAGGACACGGACATTGCCGGACATGTCCAACTTGCGAGACCGTGA
- a CDS encoding lipocalin-like domain-containing protein yields the protein MNVDLLRAVPHALVAVLMLVQGALAQGFAGMGSEAEGFSVPQPAPQFRFPADHGAHPDYRIEWWYLTANMTGPDGTAYGLQWTLFRSALAPEERPGWESPQVWFAHAAVTTPQAHHVAERFARGGIGQAGVRAAPFAAWIDEWQLAGPDFDRLTLTAAGADFAYNVDLRATGPLVFHGDEGYSVKSAQGQASYYYSQPSFALSGTLSLPQGEVAVTGTAWLDREWSSQPLAADQTGWDWFSLSFDDGDKLMGFRLRESDGETFSSGTWIDREGGATPLPPNVFKAVPGTLHSVNGREIPTLWQITLPPHGVDITVEAINPDAYMDVSVPYWEGPVRVTGSHEGIGYLEMTGY from the coding sequence ATGAACGTTGATCTGCTCCGCGCTGTCCCGCACGCGCTTGTCGCCGTGCTGATGCTTGTACAGGGCGCGCTGGCCCAAGGCTTTGCCGGGATGGGCAGTGAGGCGGAAGGGTTCAGCGTGCCGCAACCCGCGCCGCAGTTCCGCTTTCCCGCCGATCACGGCGCGCACCCGGATTACCGCATTGAATGGTGGTACCTGACAGCCAATATGACCGGCCCGGACGGTACGGCGTACGGATTGCAATGGACGCTTTTCCGCTCCGCCCTCGCCCCCGAGGAGCGGCCGGGATGGGAGAGCCCGCAGGTCTGGTTTGCCCATGCCGCCGTAACAACCCCGCAGGCGCATCACGTGGCCGAACGCTTTGCCCGGGGCGGGATCGGACAGGCGGGTGTGCGCGCGGCCCCTTTCGCCGCCTGGATCGATGAATGGCAGCTTGCCGGCCCGGATTTCGACCGGCTGACCCTAACCGCCGCCGGGGCTGATTTCGCCTATAACGTCGATCTGCGCGCCACCGGGCCGTTGGTTTTTCACGGCGATGAAGGCTATTCAGTGAAATCCGCGCAGGGACAGGCGAGCTATTACTATTCGCAGCCTTCTTTTGCACTATCCGGCACGCTGTCGCTGCCGCAGGGTGAGGTTGCCGTGACCGGCACGGCCTGGCTCGACCGCGAATGGTCCAGCCAGCCGCTTGCAGCCGATCAGACCGGATGGGACTGGTTTTCGCTGTCATTCGACGATGGAGACAAGCTGATGGGCTTCCGATTGCGCGAAAGCGACGGGGAGACCTTCAGCTCCGGCACGTGGATCGACCGTGAAGGCGGCGCGACCCCCCTTCCGCCCAATGTATTCAAGGCCGTGCCTGGCACCCTGCACAGTGTCAACGGACGCGAGATCCCCACCCTATGGCAGATCACCCTGCCCCCCCACGGCGTCGACATCACGGTCGAGGCAATCAACCCTGACGCCTACATGGATGTCTCGGTACCTTACTGGGAAGGCCCTGTCCGCGTCACCGGCAGCCACGAAGGCATCGGCTACCTCGAGATGACGGGCTATTGA
- a CDS encoding FtsX-like permease family protein, which produces MSLLTLAAMRLPQLAPAWALGITRRKLGLLEMLRAVLLSVLTAVLALPLGLALAWILLAVVNVEAFGWRLPMYLFPLDYLRLAGFALGAAVLAAALPARRLMRIPPTALLKVFANER; this is translated from the coding sequence ATGAGCCTTCTGACCCTCGCCGCCATGCGCCTGCCGCAGCTTGCCCCCGCCTGGGCGCTGGGCATTACGCGCCGCAAGCTGGGTCTGCTCGAAATGCTGCGCGCGGTGCTGCTGAGCGTGCTGACGGCGGTGCTGGCACTCCCCCTCGGGCTGGCGTTGGCCTGGATTTTGCTGGCGGTCGTCAATGTCGAGGCTTTCGGCTGGCGCTTGCCGATGTATCTGTTTCCGCTCGACTATCTGCGGCTGGCGGGCTTTGCGCTGGGGGCCGCCGTGCTGGCCGCCGCCCTGCCCGCGCGGCGCCTGATGCGGATCCCCCCCACCGCTTTGCTGAAGGTCTTTGCCAATGAACGTTGA
- a CDS encoding DUF4123 domain-containing protein produces MHADVSENAGFGYPLPTAKELTELEGIRPLDGDALHGPIPEELKNALFGQLTQNQGPKLRTYAVLDATVIFGLAEILHSSGLSHQFLYSGAAGEELSDVGPWLVELSEDNSFARNLLTVGDGPSHYWNKRPGIFFRSYLPIEPIAKHLRHFTRVRIDEERWALFRFWEPKIAAVYFGSLPGRHELFARWCYDSNQRVIERWVMVYCDPVWMLTAPSTTGQHGKVIKIVEEEDRRRFSDVAWLQGVNEIAKSVSQPQWSNASQIDVERTTAIVANWAAGYGISGKRDLGRLVNVALRIGCRFDMDPRFSVWIAALGNMNVPANIRTLALQEKAAEYLHDTSPFAERLKMVERVIAHHIERDSDKFAPLDACRLVDHKLSHDAHFEFCNFVSGRMEMDPKLPPWPEGVICALACLLGACFLTDPSRRVWVTSLRDATDLTDLRMRLKRFRQKEPI; encoded by the coding sequence ATGCATGCTGATGTATCGGAGAACGCGGGGTTCGGGTATCCGCTGCCCACAGCCAAAGAGCTAACTGAACTGGAAGGCATTAGACCACTTGATGGTGACGCACTTCATGGACCAATTCCGGAGGAGTTGAAGAACGCCCTGTTTGGGCAACTCACTCAAAACCAAGGGCCCAAGCTCCGCACTTATGCAGTTTTGGATGCAACCGTCATTTTTGGATTGGCAGAAATTCTTCACTCATCGGGTCTATCCCATCAGTTTCTCTACTCCGGCGCTGCTGGAGAAGAGCTGAGCGACGTTGGCCCATGGCTTGTTGAGTTGTCGGAAGACAATTCGTTCGCAAGAAATTTGCTCACAGTTGGGGACGGTCCGTCTCATTACTGGAATAAGCGACCCGGGATATTTTTCCGCTCGTATCTGCCAATAGAGCCCATAGCCAAGCACCTGCGCCATTTTACCCGGGTACGAATTGACGAAGAACGCTGGGCATTATTCCGGTTCTGGGAGCCGAAAATTGCCGCCGTGTATTTTGGGTCTTTGCCTGGACGCCACGAACTTTTTGCCCGCTGGTGCTATGATTCCAATCAGCGGGTCATTGAGCGGTGGGTGATGGTCTATTGCGATCCCGTATGGATGTTGACGGCGCCTTCGACGACCGGGCAGCATGGCAAGGTGATCAAGATTGTCGAGGAGGAAGATCGAAGGAGGTTTTCAGACGTCGCATGGCTTCAGGGCGTGAATGAGATTGCGAAATCCGTCAGTCAGCCGCAGTGGTCGAACGCATCCCAAATCGACGTTGAACGAACCACTGCGATAGTGGCGAATTGGGCGGCGGGCTATGGCATCTCAGGAAAAAGAGACCTCGGCCGCTTGGTGAATGTGGCTCTTCGGATCGGCTGCAGGTTTGATATGGACCCGCGCTTCTCAGTATGGATCGCCGCACTCGGAAATATGAACGTGCCTGCGAACATCAGAACTCTGGCGCTGCAGGAGAAGGCAGCGGAGTATTTACATGACACATCGCCCTTTGCCGAACGTCTCAAGATGGTAGAACGAGTCATTGCACACCACATTGAAAGGGATTCAGATAAATTTGCGCCGCTCGATGCCTGCCGCTTGGTCGATCATAAATTATCACACGATGCACACTTTGAATTTTGTAACTTTGTGTCAGGCCGGATGGAAATGGACCCGAAACTGCCACCTTGGCCCGAGGGGGTCATCTGCGCGCTAGCCTGCCTTCTGGGCGCATGCTTTCTAACTGATCCATCGCGTCGTGTGTGGGTCACCTCGTTAAGGGATGCGACTGACCTGACGGATTTGCGAATGAGATTGAAGCGCTTTCGACAGAAGGAACCGATATAG